In Magnetococcales bacterium, the following proteins share a genomic window:
- a CDS encoding sigma 54-interacting transcriptional regulator, whose protein sequence is MPQSPPRSRSGRILVVDDEPSMRHFLEEFLGGQGHRVTCATTPEEALAILDREPFDLILSDIMLGGGNGITLLQNIRNRQPDCPVIMITGFPNIDSATEALRLGAFDYLAKPIRLAPLEKITRQALETHHLRQEHRRIQKNLHALFHGVRDALFLIDAQGILQEANQAAAQVCHIEPSAIGTLPFAAMLGNCSGGCLATVRQTLDSGIASHVPRLECVMAEGPIQVNEITVTPVLEKENMVNGAVLVVHNRTYLVNLEQSLGKRQQFHRLVGKSPKMLELYDLIEQLGTVNTTVLLTGESGTGKELVAEAIHRQRPDCDSVPLVKVNCAALSEQLLESELFGHVKGAFTGAIRTRIGRFERANHGTLFLDEIGDISTRMQLQLLRVLQEREFERVGDSTPIKVHFRLIVATNQNLEQKVRAGTFREDLFHRLNVVNPRLPALRERPEDIPLLVRHFLDKFNHQFNKKIDTVSAGLLRRMLNHSWPGNVRELENTMEHAALLCNGTTLFLSHLPSNRFDVVDSTAAPVTNESPPPPAIPAAGQLIGERLRKEHPGPEEILRALELARGNRTRAAQFLGISRRTFYRILDRIKGQSSVSGER, encoded by the coding sequence ATGCCGCAATCCCCGCCACGGTCCCGGAGCGGCAGGATCCTTGTTGTCGATGATGAACCGTCGATGCGTCATTTTCTCGAAGAATTTCTTGGCGGACAGGGACACCGGGTCACCTGCGCCACCACCCCCGAGGAGGCCCTGGCCATTCTTGACAGGGAACCCTTCGATCTGATCCTGTCGGATATCATGCTCGGAGGTGGCAATGGAATCACCCTGTTACAGAATATCAGGAACAGGCAACCCGATTGTCCCGTCATCATGATCACCGGTTTTCCCAACATCGACAGCGCCACCGAAGCCCTGAGACTGGGGGCGTTCGACTACCTGGCGAAACCGATCCGTCTGGCACCGCTGGAAAAGATCACGCGGCAAGCCCTGGAAACCCATCATCTGCGTCAGGAACACCGGCGGATTCAAAAAAATCTGCACGCCCTGTTTCATGGCGTTCGCGACGCCCTGTTCCTGATCGATGCCCAGGGGATTCTTCAGGAGGCCAACCAGGCGGCGGCGCAGGTCTGCCATATCGAACCAAGCGCCATCGGCACCCTCCCGTTCGCGGCCATGCTCGGGAACTGTTCCGGAGGCTGTCTTGCCACGGTACGCCAGACCCTCGATTCCGGTATCGCCAGCCATGTACCCCGATTGGAGTGCGTCATGGCCGAAGGACCGATCCAGGTCAACGAAATCACCGTCACCCCGGTCCTGGAAAAGGAAAACATGGTCAACGGCGCCGTGCTGGTCGTCCACAATCGGACCTATCTGGTCAATCTGGAGCAATCCCTGGGAAAACGGCAACAGTTTCATCGCCTGGTCGGCAAAAGTCCGAAAATGCTCGAATTGTATGATCTGATCGAACAATTGGGGACGGTCAATACCACCGTCCTTTTGACCGGGGAAAGCGGCACCGGCAAGGAACTGGTCGCCGAGGCGATCCACCGGCAGCGTCCCGACTGCGACTCGGTGCCTCTGGTCAAGGTCAATTGTGCCGCCCTGTCGGAACAACTCCTGGAAAGCGAACTGTTCGGCCACGTCAAAGGGGCCTTCACCGGCGCCATCAGAACCAGGATCGGTCGTTTTGAACGGGCCAATCATGGAACCCTCTTTCTCGACGAGATCGGCGACATCTCGACACGGATGCAACTGCAACTGTTGCGGGTGCTTCAGGAACGTGAATTTGAACGGGTTGGCGATTCGACCCCCATCAAGGTCCATTTTCGTCTCATCGTCGCCACCAACCAGAATCTGGAACAAAAGGTGCGCGCCGGAACCTTTCGCGAAGACCTGTTCCATCGACTGAATGTCGTCAACCCCCGTCTGCCGGCGCTGCGCGAACGACCGGAAGACATTCCCCTCCTGGTGCGACATTTTCTCGACAAATTCAACCATCAGTTCAACAAGAAGATCGACACGGTTTCCGCCGGACTCCTGCGGCGGATGCTCAACCATTCCTGGCCGGGAAACGTGCGCGAACTGGAAAACACCATGGAACACGCCGCCCTTCTCTGCAACGGCACGACCCTGTTCCTGTCGCACCTGCCATCGAACCGGTTTGACGTGGTGGATTCCACCGCCGCCCCCGTCACAAACGAGTCCCCCCCGCCACCGGCCATCCCGGCGGCAGGCCAACTCATCGGCGAGCGCTTGCGTAAGGAACACCCTGGCCCCGAAGAAATTCTTCGCGCCCTGGAACTGGCCCGGGGAAATCGCACCCGGGCGGCACAATTCCTGGGAATCAGCCGCAGGACCTTTTATCGAATCCTTGACCGGATCAAGGGCCAGTCTTCTGTTTCAGGGGAACGCTGA
- a CDS encoding response regulator: protein MVRPRYKLLLVDDKPDNLFVLGALLDELIPECDLFEATSADEGLAIAIRTPLDGALIDLRMPGMDGIEMCHRLAQDPRTANIPILLITAHDSTAQTRTRGLQAGARDFISKPIDARELTAKIQVLLRGKETLDTLQRQQSKLKEMVDVRSDALRESEEKFRQLAENINEVFWLFDLGTQQMLYVSPAYTTLWDRPIADLYRHPASRLQAVHPEDRARVEKALEEPLPTARGLEYRIVHRDGTKRWIRDRIYPVKDPSGHMFRIAGVATDITEQKRAEEKNRQLEHHLARERKLEAIGILAGGIAHDFNNILASIIGFTEMAQRAVVRQPLVRNHLEVVLEAGLRGAELVRQILTFSRETGPQPLQPVMVTPIVKESLKLLSPQLPPDIILTVALERTAGPVLCQPVQLQQIVMNLFTNAAHSMKGKKGSLAVRLDNDPKGTSVNLWITDEGHGMDSVTMSRMFDPFFTTHSPGEGTGLGLSIVHGIVQSLGGTISVESVPEQGSRFHVSLPRAATTPPTVAPSDPVTGEDASTKKGHVLVVDDDLDLVYLCKTQLTSLGFTVTGTTSSQDAWRRFLQQKDSFDLLLTNQTMPEMTGIQLARQFQQIRPGFPVVLMSGRGGEEFLEEMTLAGIRRLLAKPFLQSALLATLREVLQ, encoded by the coding sequence ATGGTCAGACCCCGATACAAATTGCTGCTCGTCGATGACAAACCGGACAACCTGTTTGTCCTCGGGGCGCTGCTCGATGAACTCATACCCGAATGCGACCTGTTCGAAGCGACCTCGGCGGACGAGGGATTGGCCATCGCCATCCGGACACCGCTCGATGGCGCCTTGATCGATCTGCGCATGCCCGGCATGGATGGCATCGAGATGTGTCACCGCCTTGCCCAGGATCCGCGAACCGCCAACATTCCCATTCTACTCATCACTGCCCACGATTCGACCGCGCAAACCCGGACCCGGGGGCTTCAGGCCGGGGCCCGCGATTTTATTTCCAAACCGATCGATGCCCGGGAATTGACCGCCAAGATCCAGGTCCTTCTGCGCGGCAAGGAGACCCTCGACACCCTGCAACGGCAACAATCAAAACTGAAGGAGATGGTCGATGTCCGCTCCGATGCCCTCCGGGAAAGCGAGGAAAAGTTTCGTCAACTGGCGGAGAATATCAACGAAGTTTTCTGGCTGTTCGACCTCGGCACGCAACAGATGCTCTATGTCAGTCCCGCCTACACCACCCTTTGGGACCGCCCGATCGCCGATCTTTACCGTCACCCCGCGTCCCGGCTCCAGGCGGTTCATCCCGAGGACCGCGCCCGCGTCGAAAAAGCCCTGGAAGAACCACTGCCGACAGCCCGTGGTCTGGAATACCGGATCGTCCATCGGGATGGGACAAAACGCTGGATCCGCGACCGGATCTACCCCGTCAAGGACCCCTCGGGACATATGTTTCGCATCGCCGGCGTCGCCACCGACATCACCGAACAAAAACGGGCCGAGGAAAAAAACCGGCAACTGGAACATCACCTGGCCCGGGAACGCAAGCTGGAGGCCATCGGCATCCTTGCCGGGGGGATCGCCCATGATTTCAACAACATTCTTGCAAGCATCATCGGTTTCACCGAAATGGCGCAACGCGCCGTGGTCCGGCAACCTTTGGTACGCAACCATCTGGAGGTCGTCCTGGAGGCGGGATTGCGCGGGGCGGAACTGGTGCGACAGATCCTGACCTTCAGCCGGGAAACCGGTCCCCAGCCACTGCAACCGGTGATGGTGACCCCCATCGTCAAGGAGTCGCTCAAACTGCTTTCCCCGCAACTCCCCCCCGACATCATCCTGACGGTCGCGCTGGAACGAACGGCGGGTCCGGTTCTTTGTCAGCCGGTGCAGTTGCAGCAGATTGTCATGAACCTGTTCACCAACGCGGCGCATTCGATGAAGGGAAAAAAGGGATCACTGGCGGTCCGGTTGGACAACGATCCGAAGGGCACCTCGGTCAATCTGTGGATCACCGACGAGGGCCACGGCATGGATTCCGTCACCATGTCCCGCATGTTCGATCCCTTCTTCACCACCCATTCGCCGGGCGAGGGGACCGGTCTGGGGCTCTCCATCGTCCACGGGATCGTCCAAAGCCTTGGCGGGACCATTTCGGTCGAGAGCGTCCCGGAACAAGGGAGCCGGTTTCATGTTTCCCTGCCCCGGGCAGCGACGACCCCTCCCACCGTCGCACCATCGGATCCGGTGACTGGCGAGGATGCGTCCACAAAAAAAGGGCATGTGCTGGTGGTCGATGACGACCTCGACCTGGTCTACCTGTGCAAAACCCAGCTGACCTCCCTGGGATTCACCGTGACGGGAACCACCAGCAGTCAGGATGCCTGGCGCCGCTTCCTGCAACAGAAAGATTCCTTCGACCTGCTCCTGACCAATCAGACCATGCCGGAAATGACCGGAATCCAACTGGCCCGCCAGTTCCAACAGATCCGTCCCGGTTTCCCGGTCGTGTTGATGTCAGGACGGGGAGGAGAAGAATTCCTGGAAGAAATGACCCTGGCGGGGATCCGACGGCTCCTGGCCAAACCCTTTCTGCAATCGGCGTTGCTGGCCACCTTGCGGGAGGTCCTTCAATGA
- a CDS encoding response regulator, which yields MNAFLNDLSAPLTTPRRGWHDSIRFQMIAGFVLLFIPILLGLEFFSISGIPWTRWHGFQGIEIAQGMNHLSLVADTKKERLLAWVEERKEDARIIAHNPLLDRLFHPGPGDGRINAHAVTANPESPFRDILEWMRLIQKNNAIYQSVAIADIEDGAILLSTNTASPGERIDLSRLDRSMRARDEAILDIPETAGATELIRIIHPIIPGKEPPTALVILTAGTEALFGPLMHSGDGLGHQGEAFLFDRNRAILTPLKHPLPDGTTARPGHYQLQSPAAHLAIDGKEGVMDDVDYRGREVLAGYRHLPFAHGQEWGFVVQMDREELLGFLNDEIRIVMTITATAFLLLVILSWWMSSRLSRPLIRLGEVAQRFSKGEMNVRAHIDERNEIGALAHAFDRMADAVQRSMEHLSEQTQKLNQSLERQAQHQAIQERILKLSQVLVAARSLEDLLGRGLDVLLADTQSLVGAIYLRDEEDDSRFLLAHALGMAHRERLQPFLDAHEGGIGLAIQRRAPFVLENIPQDTPFLHATIAGKLLPRSIVHVPLLFQERILGVLALASCAAVTNETMEFLKVGQSLLSMALADALSHAKTERMAQRLQHANQELESSNQELQAQSRQLQAQTEELHRQTDELRQQARELELKQGQVEKADRLKSEFLSNMSHELRTPLNSVLTLSQLMIRKGVGKNPGKEREYLEVIERNGRQLLNLINDILDLSKIESGQMELTLGDMSPAETIDRVVETVRPLAEAKGLTLTVHAAPVPPIHGDEDKIRQILLNLLSNAIKFTTTGGVEIGLGQDGNQLFFWVRDSGPGIAGEHLESIFNAFTQVDGSASRHHEGTGLGLTISRRLTDLIGGTLRVQSSPGNGATFTLTLPLDSGKERVGIQNQISPPPPPQQPPRTLVVDDNEIARLQIRSVLEETGHEVIETSGGMEALKAVEEGRVPDLVILDLMMPGMDGFQVVHHLRTQKRTAELPILILTAKELNPEERKLLRHHRVTELIQKGRLNRDQLRLCIGNLLTVPAAEAPPVPAASPPRPTDPPILIVEDKPDNLLALTALLDDLGHRYITAGNGREAIDKTRTHKPGLVLMDMQLPVMNGFDATRSIKADPMLRNIPVIAVTASAMKGDQERMLAAGCDDYISKPIDMRRLATLMNKWLPAAHG from the coding sequence GTGAACGCCTTCCTCAACGATTTGTCCGCCCCCCTGACGACGCCACGCCGTGGATGGCATGACAGCATCCGTTTCCAGATGATCGCCGGGTTCGTGCTTCTGTTCATTCCCATCCTTCTGGGACTCGAATTTTTCAGCATTTCCGGGATTCCCTGGACCCGATGGCATGGATTCCAGGGGATCGAGATCGCCCAGGGGATGAACCATCTGTCCCTGGTCGCCGACACCAAGAAGGAACGGCTGCTGGCATGGGTGGAAGAAAGAAAGGAAGACGCCCGGATCATCGCCCACAATCCCCTCCTGGACCGCCTTTTCCATCCCGGTCCCGGGGATGGACGAATCAATGCCCACGCGGTCACCGCCAATCCCGAGTCGCCATTTCGCGACATCCTGGAATGGATGCGTCTGATCCAGAAAAACAATGCCATCTACCAATCGGTCGCAATCGCCGACATCGAGGATGGCGCCATTCTTTTGTCCACGAATACCGCATCGCCAGGGGAACGCATCGACCTGTCACGGCTCGACCGGTCGATGCGCGCCCGTGATGAAGCCATCCTCGACATTCCCGAAACCGCCGGCGCCACGGAGCTGATTCGCATCATCCATCCCATCATCCCGGGAAAAGAACCGCCAACCGCCCTGGTGATCCTGACCGCCGGCACCGAGGCGTTGTTCGGGCCACTCATGCATTCCGGCGACGGTTTGGGACATCAGGGCGAGGCCTTTCTCTTCGACCGGAACCGGGCCATTCTGACCCCACTGAAACACCCCCTGCCCGACGGAACGACAGCCCGGCCCGGACATTACCAACTGCAATCCCCCGCCGCCCACCTGGCCATCGACGGCAAGGAGGGGGTCATGGACGATGTCGATTACCGGGGACGCGAGGTCCTGGCCGGTTACCGCCATCTTCCGTTCGCCCACGGCCAGGAATGGGGATTCGTCGTCCAGATGGATCGGGAGGAGTTGCTGGGATTCTTGAATGATGAAATTCGGATCGTCATGACGATCACCGCCACTGCCTTCCTTCTGCTCGTGATTCTTTCGTGGTGGATGTCTTCCCGGTTGAGCCGCCCCCTGATCCGCCTCGGCGAGGTCGCGCAACGATTTTCCAAGGGTGAAATGAATGTTCGGGCACATATCGACGAACGTAACGAAATCGGCGCCCTCGCCCATGCCTTCGACCGGATGGCCGACGCCGTGCAGCGCTCCATGGAACATCTTTCCGAGCAGACACAAAAACTCAACCAGTCCCTGGAACGTCAGGCGCAACACCAGGCGATACAAGAGCGCATCCTGAAACTTTCCCAGGTGCTCGTCGCCGCCCGTTCCCTGGAGGATCTTCTGGGCCGTGGCCTCGATGTCCTCCTGGCCGATACCCAAAGCCTGGTGGGAGCGATTTATCTCCGGGATGAAGAGGACGATTCACGCTTCCTGCTGGCCCACGCCCTGGGGATGGCCCATCGCGAACGCCTCCAACCCTTCCTCGACGCCCACGAGGGAGGCATCGGCCTCGCCATTCAGCGGCGGGCGCCATTCGTTCTGGAAAACATTCCCCAGGACACCCCCTTTCTCCACGCCACCATCGCCGGAAAACTCCTTCCCCGTTCGATCGTCCATGTGCCATTACTGTTCCAGGAACGAATTCTTGGCGTTCTCGCCCTCGCCAGCTGCGCGGCGGTCACGAACGAAACAATGGAATTTCTCAAGGTGGGACAAAGCCTTCTCAGCATGGCCCTGGCCGATGCCCTGTCGCATGCGAAGACCGAACGGATGGCGCAACGATTGCAGCACGCAAATCAGGAACTGGAATCAAGCAATCAGGAGTTGCAGGCGCAATCGCGGCAATTGCAGGCGCAGACCGAGGAACTCCATCGCCAGACGGATGAATTGCGGCAACAGGCGCGGGAACTCGAACTCAAGCAGGGGCAGGTGGAAAAGGCCGATCGCCTGAAATCGGAATTTCTCTCCAACATGAGCCACGAACTGCGTACCCCGTTGAACAGCGTCCTGACCCTCTCCCAATTGATGATCCGCAAGGGGGTCGGCAAAAATCCGGGCAAGGAACGGGAATATCTGGAGGTCATCGAACGAAACGGTCGCCAACTCCTGAATCTGATCAACGACATTCTCGATTTGTCGAAGATCGAATCGGGCCAGATGGAACTGACCCTGGGCGACATGTCCCCCGCCGAAACGATCGACCGGGTGGTCGAGACGGTCCGACCCCTGGCGGAAGCCAAGGGGTTGACCCTGACCGTCCATGCCGCGCCAGTCCCTCCCATCCACGGCGACGAGGACAAGATACGGCAAATCCTGTTGAATCTTCTCTCCAACGCCATCAAGTTCACGACAACGGGAGGCGTTGAAATCGGCCTTGGACAGGATGGAAATCAACTGTTCTTCTGGGTCCGGGACAGTGGTCCGGGGATCGCCGGAGAACACCTGGAATCGATTTTCAACGCCTTCACCCAGGTCGATGGTTCCGCCAGCCGGCACCACGAAGGGACCGGCCTGGGATTGACCATCAGCCGCCGCTTGACCGATTTGATCGGGGGGACCCTTCGCGTGCAAAGCAGTCCCGGCAACGGCGCAACCTTCACCCTGACCCTCCCCCTGGATTCAGGAAAAGAACGTGTCGGGATTCAAAACCAAATATCCCCGCCGCCACCACCGCAACAACCACCCCGCACCCTTGTCGTCGATGACAACGAAATCGCGCGCCTGCAAATACGTTCGGTGCTGGAGGAGACAGGCCATGAGGTCATCGAAACCTCCGGGGGAATGGAAGCCCTGAAGGCCGTCGAGGAAGGCCGGGTTCCGGACCTGGTCATCCTCGATCTCATGATGCCGGGAATGGACGGTTTCCAGGTGGTCCATCATCTGCGAACGCAAAAGCGCACCGCGGAGCTTCCCATTCTGATCCTGACCGCGAAGGAGTTGAATCCCGAGGAGCGAAAACTGTTGCGCCACCACCGCGTCACCGAATTGATCCAGAAGGGACGGCTCAACCGCGATCAATTACGCCTGTGCATCGGCAATCTTCTGACCGTTCCCGCCGCCGAAGCACCGCCGGTCCCTGCCGCGTCTCCCCCCCGCCCCACCGATCCACCGATCCTGATCGTGGAGGACAAACCCGACAATCTCCTGGCCCTGACCGCCCTTCTCGACGATCTGGGACATCGCTACATCACCGCCGGCAATGGCCGGGAGGCGATCGACAAAACCCGGACTCACAAACCGGGCCTGGTCCTGATGGACATGCAATTGCCGGTCATGAACGGGTTCGACGCGACCCGATCGATCAAGGCCGATCCGATGCTCAGGAACATCCCCGTCATCGCCGTCACCGCCAGCGCCATGAAGGGCGACCAGGAACGGATGCTCGCCGCCGGATGCGACGACTACATCTCCAAGCCCATCGACATGCGACGACTGGCCACCCTCATGAACAAATGGTTGCCCGCAGCCCACGGATGA
- a CDS encoding protein-glutamate O-methyltransferase CheR — protein MKRPPTHHEHRLAAIIDRVRTVTRCDLGQYDADLLRRRMAQRIAETNQSGLGDYLETLTFNAGECEHLVRLMAVEVSTFFRNPIVFELIDQQVLPEIIARKKNLGKREIRAWSAGCCSGEEAYSIAMLIHERVQGQTLGCACHIFATDIQPDTLETARKGLFPRDRLGMVKLDLFDRHFIPSNGRYQVREAIRDMVSFSHHDLTAPGNTTPADSIFGTFDLILCRNVLIYFSQSSQNGIIRGFYDSLDDGGFLVLGEAEHIHHDLESLFIPLDRHNRIFKKSVPPRPRTTKTG, from the coding sequence ATGAAGAGACCGCCAACACATCACGAACACCGTCTGGCCGCCATCATCGATCGGGTGCGCACCGTGACCCGCTGCGACCTGGGGCAGTACGACGCCGATCTTCTCCGGCGCCGCATGGCGCAACGGATCGCCGAAACCAACCAATCCGGACTCGGGGACTACCTGGAAACGCTCACCTTCAATGCAGGCGAATGCGAACACCTGGTGCGGCTGATGGCGGTCGAGGTCAGCACGTTTTTCCGCAATCCCATCGTTTTCGAACTGATCGATCAGCAGGTGCTGCCCGAAATCATCGCCCGCAAGAAAAACCTGGGGAAAAGGGAAATCCGCGCCTGGAGCGCCGGCTGCTGTTCCGGAGAGGAGGCCTATTCCATCGCCATGCTCATCCATGAACGGGTCCAGGGCCAGACCCTCGGCTGTGCCTGCCACATCTTCGCCACCGACATCCAGCCCGATACCCTGGAAACGGCGCGCAAGGGCCTTTTTCCCAGAGACCGCCTGGGGATGGTCAAACTGGATCTTTTCGACCGCCATTTCATCCCAAGCAACGGTCGTTACCAGGTCCGCGAGGCCATCCGCGACATGGTATCGTTTTCACACCACGACCTGACCGCCCCCGGCAACACCACCCCCGCCGACAGCATTTTCGGCACCTTCGACCTCATTCTGTGCCGCAACGTCCTGATCTACTTTTCCCAATCGAGCCAGAACGGCATCATCCGCGGATTTTACGATTCCCTCGACGACGGGGGTTTTCTCGTCCTCGGCGAAGCGGAACACATCCATCACGACCTCGAATCCCTCTTCATTCCCCTCGACCGGCACAACCGCATCTTCAAAAAATCGGTGCCGCCCCGACCCCGAACCACAAAGACGGGATGA
- a CDS encoding carbonic anhydrase family protein codes for MKRTVAVLGMIVSAWVAGALEAGDHQQQGGGHGGGAHWGYSGAEGPEHWGTMGFPLCSSGKNQSPIDIGAAASGDLDEIVFRYTPSPIQVKNNGHTVQFDLKGGSFITVGGKRFDLVQFHFHSPSENTVQGKVFPMEVHLVHKSEAGELAVVGILMNAPEGGQGTEQGKGAVAHGGGGAWDLVMGALPAASGLGLTSETTIDVLQLLPHDRKSYYHWMGSLTTPPCTEGVRWFLMKEPVTISASQLSRFRTIFSNNARPVQPLNSRNLFLKGGSGPEGGH; via the coding sequence ATGAAACGGACGGTCGCGGTATTGGGAATGATCGTTTCGGCGTGGGTGGCGGGAGCGCTCGAGGCGGGTGATCATCAGCAACAGGGAGGGGGCCATGGTGGTGGCGCCCATTGGGGATACTCGGGTGCCGAAGGTCCCGAGCATTGGGGGACGATGGGTTTCCCCTTGTGTTCCTCGGGGAAGAATCAATCCCCGATCGATATCGGCGCCGCGGCGTCGGGCGATCTGGATGAGATTGTGTTCCGCTATACCCCAAGTCCCATTCAGGTGAAGAACAACGGGCACACCGTTCAATTCGATCTCAAGGGGGGCAGTTTCATCACCGTGGGTGGAAAAAGATTCGATCTGGTGCAGTTTCATTTCCATTCGCCCAGCGAAAATACGGTCCAGGGAAAAGTGTTTCCGATGGAGGTTCATCTGGTTCACAAGAGTGAGGCGGGGGAACTGGCGGTGGTCGGCATCCTGATGAATGCTCCGGAGGGTGGGCAGGGCACGGAACAGGGGAAGGGAGCGGTGGCCCATGGGGGTGGGGGGGCCTGGGACCTGGTCATGGGGGCGCTTCCTGCCGCGAGTGGTCTTGGTTTGACCTCGGAAACGACCATCGATGTCCTGCAACTGCTGCCGCACGATCGCAAGAGTTATTACCACTGGATGGGTTCGTTGACCACTCCGCCATGTACCGAGGGGGTACGCTGGTTCCTGATGAAGGAACCGGTCACCATCTCCGCCAGTCAGTTGTCCCGTTTTCGTACCATTTTCTCCAACAATGCCCGTCCAGTCCAACCTCTGAACTCCAGAAATCTTTTTCTCAAGGGGGGGAGCGGCCCGGAAGGGGGACATTGA
- a CDS encoding HAD-IIB family hydrolase, protein MTRKILIATDLDRTLIPNGLHPQSPRANGVFEAIIRRPEVSLAYVTGRDLRLVQEAMTAFALPRPDHVVADVGTSIWTWKNGEWRGMPRWEEVIAPGWNGLHGDALAQLLREVAGIRLQERQRQGRFKLSYYWDPDADPYELVARIGRILADHDLKVHVGFSRDETSEDRFLDVLPAGAGKLGAVRFLMEQGGFVPERVLFSGDSGNDLDVLGSCVPSVLVANATDQVRRDALALSMKNGCGDFLYLARGRFGMNGCYVAGILEGLAHFIPETVSWMDAPS, encoded by the coding sequence ATGACGCGCAAAATTTTGATTGCAACCGACCTGGACCGGACATTGATTCCCAACGGTCTTCATCCCCAATCACCCCGGGCGAATGGCGTGTTCGAGGCCATCATTCGCCGCCCGGAGGTTTCCCTGGCCTACGTGACGGGGCGTGATCTGCGATTGGTTCAGGAGGCGATGACCGCCTTTGCTCTTCCCCGGCCCGATCATGTGGTCGCTGATGTCGGAACCTCCATCTGGACCTGGAAGAATGGGGAATGGCGCGGAATGCCGCGTTGGGAGGAGGTCATCGCCCCAGGATGGAACGGTTTGCATGGCGATGCACTTGCCCAACTCTTGCGGGAGGTCGCGGGTATCCGGTTGCAGGAGCGCCAACGTCAAGGTCGCTTCAAGCTCAGCTATTATTGGGATCCCGACGCCGACCCCTATGAACTTGTCGCCCGGATTGGCCGGATTCTCGCAGACCACGACCTGAAGGTTCATGTCGGCTTCAGCCGTGATGAAACTTCCGAGGATCGTTTCCTGGATGTCCTCCCCGCAGGGGCGGGAAAACTTGGGGCAGTGCGGTTTCTCATGGAGCAGGGTGGGTTTGTACCCGAAAGAGTCCTTTTCTCGGGAGATTCGGGAAATGATCTGGATGTCTTGGGATCCTGTGTCCCATCGGTTCTGGTGGCCAATGCCACCGACCAGGTGCGTCGGGATGCGCTGGCCTTGAGCATGAAAAACGGTTGTGGCGATTTCCTGTATCTGGCCCGGGGACGGTTTGGCATGAATGGTTGTTATGTCGCGGGAATCCTCGAAGGCTTGGCCCATTTCATTCCCGAGACTGTTTCCTGGATGGATGCACCATCATGA
- a CDS encoding DUF262 domain-containing protein, whose protein sequence is MGRSTTHFDTENRTYRQLLGNGLTYRIPSFQRDYSWGTEEWEDLWTDIQGTLPVGGEPAHYMGYLVLKTEDHRTFDVIDGQQRLTTISLIVLAAMRLLKNFIPQDSPANPNQIRLNQLRANYIGYLDPVSLVSRNKLSLNRHNDGYYRDYLVSLSDHPPERGFPASTQTMLKGFQWLERRLRDHIQGASDPGMALARFVETLSDTLFFTVITVADEINAYKIFETFNARGVRLSATDLLKNYLFSILGQDGRNGYEMEELERRWEAMVGRLGSERFPDFLRTHWNSRRGFARSSELFKIIRNRVQTQEAVFSLLREMDEDIDAFLSPSKT, encoded by the coding sequence ATGGGGAGGTCCACCACCCATTTCGATACCGAAAACCGCACCTACCGCCAACTACTGGGCAATGGGCTGACCTATCGCATTCCATCATTCCAACGCGATTACTCATGGGGCACGGAGGAATGGGAAGATCTTTGGACCGACATTCAAGGCACCCTGCCAGTGGGTGGCGAACCGGCCCATTATATGGGGTATCTGGTCCTGAAAACAGAGGATCATCGAACTTTCGATGTCATCGACGGACAACAACGGCTCACCACCATCAGTTTGATCGTCCTGGCAGCAATGCGGCTGCTCAAAAATTTCATCCCCCAGGATTCACCGGCAAACCCCAATCAAATCAGGCTCAATCAACTTCGGGCAAATTATATCGGCTATCTCGACCCGGTATCCCTCGTATCCCGCAATAAACTGTCACTCAATCGCCACAATGACGGTTATTACCGCGATTATCTGGTATCGTTGTCCGATCATCCGCCCGAGCGGGGATTTCCAGCCTCGACCCAAACCATGCTCAAGGGGTTTCAATGGCTCGAACGACGCTTGCGCGACCATATCCAGGGGGCGTCCGATCCTGGCATGGCGCTGGCGCGGTTTGTCGAAACCCTGAGCGATACACTGTTTTTCACCGTCATCACGGTGGCGGATGAAATCAACGCCTACAAGATATTCGAGACATTCAACGCCCGCGGGGTTCGACTTTCGGCGACCGATCTTCTGAAGAACTACCTTTTCTCCATACTGGGGCAGGACGGGCGGAACGGATACGAAATGGAGGAATTGGAACGACGCTGGGAAGCGATGGTGGGTCGGCTTGGCAGTGAACGCTTCCCCGATTTTCTGCGCACGCATTGGAACAGCCGCCGCGGTTTCGCTCGATCGTCGGAACTCTTCAAGATCATCCGTAACCGTGTGCAAACCCAGGAGGCGGTATTCTCTCTTCTGCGGGAAATGGATGAAGACATCGACGCTTTTCTGTCGCCATCAAAAACATAA